The Patescibacteria group bacterium genome contains a region encoding:
- a CDS encoding 50S ribosomal protein L27 produces MAHKKAGGSTQNSRDSQPKYLGVKKFGGEKVVAGNIILRQKGMKYEPGTN; encoded by the coding sequence ATGGCTCATAAGAAGGCTGGTGGTTCTACCCAAAATTCGCGCGATTCGCAGCCGAAGTACCTCGGTGTGAAGAAATTCGGCGGTGAAAAAGTCGTCGCCGGAAATATCATCCTGCGCCAAAAAGGCATGAAATATGAGCCGGGAACGAAT